Proteins from a genomic interval of Kitasatospora herbaricolor:
- a CDS encoding DUF4442 domain-containing protein — translation MTTASIGQLLDSTVPMARTLKLEYLETTPERAVLRLPDQPDYHNHVGGPHAGAMFTLAESASGCIVLGAFADQLSRAVPLAVSAEISYKKLAMGAVTATAVLGRPAEEIVAELDKGERPEFPVTIEITRADGAVTGVMTVIWTLRPNS, via the coding sequence ATGACCACTGCCTCGATCGGCCAGCTGCTCGACTCGACCGTGCCCATGGCGCGCACCCTGAAGCTCGAATACCTGGAGACCACCCCGGAACGCGCCGTCCTGCGGCTCCCCGACCAGCCCGACTACCACAACCACGTCGGCGGCCCGCACGCCGGCGCGATGTTCACCCTCGCCGAGTCGGCCAGCGGCTGCATCGTGCTGGGCGCCTTCGCCGACCAGCTGTCGCGCGCCGTGCCGCTCGCCGTGAGCGCCGAGATCTCGTACAAGAAGCTGGCGATGGGCGCGGTCACCGCCACCGCCGTGCTCGGCCGCCCGGCCGAGGAGATCGTGGCCGAGCTGGACAAGGGCGAGCGCCCGGAGTTCCCGGTCACCATCGAGATCACCCGCGCGGACGGCGCCGTCACCGGCGTCATGACCGTCATCTGGACGCTGCGCCCGAACTCCTGA